The Saxibacter everestensis genome has a window encoding:
- a CDS encoding YebC/PmpR family DNA-binding transcriptional regulator, with the protein MSGHSKWATTKHKKAAIDAKRAKLFAKLIKNVEVAARVGGGDISGNPTLYDAIQKAKKSSVPNDNIDRAVKRGSGEDGGGADYQTIMYEGYGPQGVALLIECLTDNRNRAASDVRLAVTRNGGNMADPGSVAYNFSRKGVVVVPKDGTSEDEVLEATLEAGAEEVNDDGAQFEVLSEATDLVAVRTALQDAGIDYDSAEASFVPSVEVPLDADGAAKVFRLIDALEDSDDVQNVYTNADISDEVLAALEDDE; encoded by the coding sequence ATGTCGGGCCACTCAAAATGGGCAACAACCAAGCATAAGAAGGCGGCCATCGATGCCAAACGCGCCAAGCTTTTCGCCAAACTGATCAAGAACGTCGAGGTGGCGGCCCGGGTCGGCGGCGGCGATATTAGCGGCAACCCGACGCTGTACGACGCGATTCAGAAGGCCAAGAAGTCGTCTGTCCCGAACGACAATATTGACCGTGCGGTCAAGCGCGGGTCCGGCGAGGATGGCGGTGGCGCCGACTATCAGACCATCATGTACGAAGGCTACGGCCCGCAAGGAGTGGCGCTGTTGATCGAGTGCCTTACCGACAACCGCAACCGCGCGGCCTCCGACGTTCGCCTAGCTGTCACTCGCAACGGCGGCAACATGGCCGATCCGGGATCGGTGGCATACAACTTCAGCCGCAAGGGAGTCGTCGTGGTGCCGAAGGACGGCACCTCCGAGGACGAGGTCCTGGAGGCCACGTTGGAGGCCGGAGCAGAGGAAGTCAATGACGACGGCGCCCAGTTCGAAGTGCTCAGCGAGGCCACCGACCTGGTCGCCGTGCGCACGGCGTTGCAGGATGCCGGCATCGACTACGACTCGGCCGAGGCATCGTTCGTGCCATCCGTCGAGGTGCCGCTGGACGCCGATGGCGCCGCCAAGGTCTTTCGGCTGATCGACGCGCTCGAGGACAGCGATGACGTGCAGAACGTCTACACCAACGCCGACATCTCCGACGAGGTCCTCGCCGCACTGGAAGACGACGAGTAG
- a CDS encoding MOSC N-terminal beta barrel domain-containing protein, producing the protein MSAMAGKIAALRIFPLKSARGVEPAAVAFAAYGPVGDRSYSVVDPEGNPLKAKQYPAIAEITPVEVGFELPGGQGLCRAQAEREVAVIDPVLSKLLGTAARIVGVEPEEQTTSLTKVAPVHLVSSGNQEPRANVVVEWPPASGDSVAVPWDIGDRLRLGAEVEIELTSTPRHCAGIYGRVAVPGTARLGDTVQKI; encoded by the coding sequence ATGAGCGCTATGGCTGGAAAGATCGCCGCCCTGAGGATTTTCCCGTTGAAGTCCGCCCGCGGAGTCGAACCTGCGGCCGTGGCGTTCGCGGCATATGGCCCGGTGGGCGACCGAAGCTACTCCGTGGTCGATCCGGAGGGCAATCCGCTGAAGGCCAAACAGTATCCGGCGATCGCCGAAATCACTCCGGTCGAAGTCGGCTTCGAGCTGCCTGGGGGGCAAGGACTGTGCAGAGCCCAGGCGGAGCGAGAAGTGGCCGTTATCGACCCTGTTCTGAGTAAGCTGCTGGGCACCGCCGCGCGAATCGTCGGGGTCGAGCCGGAGGAACAGACGACGAGCCTTACCAAGGTCGCTCCGGTGCATCTGGTGAGTAGCGGAAACCAGGAACCACGGGCGAATGTCGTGGTCGAGTGGCCGCCCGCCTCGGGGGACTCCGTTGCCGTGCCGTGGGATATCGGCGACCGGCTTCGGCTTGGCGCCGAGGTCGAGATTGAGCTGACGTCGACACCGCGCCATTGTGCCGGGATTTACGGCCGGGTTGCGGTGCCAGGCACGGCCCGGCTGGGCGACACGGTGCAGAAAATCTGA
- a CDS encoding DUF6630 family protein yields the protein MSTYPIWQELCADFSDDPSLFRAVLAALESPASYLADNEDRLADRGIDSASEVSPWLAFLDWLEANRLMTELDRRAGADDLEWSLSQLVSVRERPVDLSLLSDSGAHFLKLLPVAEEALNEHGLAIVFLGADWDGYPVAVASVDRVPRITELAAELGESITAAGDLPAERELERAAVTARPWWKLW from the coding sequence ATGTCGACTTATCCGATCTGGCAGGAACTTTGCGCGGATTTCAGCGATGATCCGTCTCTCTTTCGAGCGGTGCTCGCCGCACTGGAGTCGCCGGCCAGTTACCTGGCCGACAACGAGGATCGGCTTGCCGATCGCGGCATTGATTCGGCGTCCGAGGTCTCGCCGTGGCTGGCTTTCCTCGACTGGTTGGAGGCCAACCGCCTGATGACGGAATTGGACCGTCGGGCCGGTGCCGACGATCTGGAGTGGAGCCTTTCGCAGCTGGTCAGCGTCCGGGAACGTCCGGTCGATCTGTCGCTGCTTTCGGATTCCGGAGCCCACTTCCTGAAGCTGCTACCCGTCGCTGAGGAAGCACTGAACGAACACGGCCTGGCCATCGTCTTCTTAGGCGCCGATTGGGACGGTTACCCGGTCGCAGTGGCTTCGGTGGACAGGGTGCCCCGGATAACGGAGCTCGCAGCCGAGCTCGGCGAAAGCATCACCGCGGCCGGTGACCTGCCGGCAGAGCGCGAGCTTGAACGAGCGGCAGTGACCGCGCGGCCGTGGTGGAAGCTCTGGTGA
- the ruvB gene encoding Holliday junction branch migration DNA helicase RuvB, with product METDGSFEVSLGGSELTGAESQRLTSVNADSVERAAEAALRPKGLGEFVGQASVCDQLSLVLEAAQGRGRVPDHVLLSGPPGLGKTTLAMIIASELGSPLRLTSGPAVQHAGDLAAILSSLEEGEVLFVDEIHRMARAAEEMLYVAMEDFRVDVVVGKGPGATAIPLEIPAFTLVGATTRSGLLPAPLRDRFGFTGHLDFYSSDDLVHVLHRSAKLLGIEATARGTEEIATRSRGTPRIANRLLRRVRDWAQVRGEGIVDQKAAKAALAVYEVDMRGLDRLDRGVLEILCTRFGGGPVGLNTLAVSVGEEPETVETVAEPFLVREGFISRTPRGRIATAAAWKHLGLNPERGDNPLPL from the coding sequence ATGGAAACTGACGGATCATTCGAAGTCAGCCTCGGGGGCTCCGAGTTGACCGGTGCCGAATCGCAACGGCTCACCTCGGTCAACGCGGATTCCGTGGAGCGGGCAGCCGAAGCTGCGCTCCGTCCGAAGGGCCTGGGGGAGTTCGTCGGCCAGGCGAGCGTCTGCGACCAGCTGTCTCTCGTGCTCGAGGCGGCGCAAGGCCGTGGCCGGGTCCCGGACCACGTCCTGTTATCGGGTCCGCCCGGGCTGGGCAAGACGACGCTTGCAATGATCATTGCAAGCGAACTGGGTTCGCCGTTGCGTTTGACCTCGGGTCCGGCCGTGCAGCATGCGGGCGACCTGGCCGCAATTCTCTCCTCGCTCGAAGAGGGCGAGGTGCTTTTCGTCGACGAAATCCACCGGATGGCCCGCGCAGCCGAGGAGATGCTGTACGTCGCGATGGAAGACTTCAGGGTCGATGTGGTCGTCGGAAAAGGGCCGGGAGCTACCGCGATTCCGTTGGAGATCCCGGCATTCACCCTGGTTGGAGCCACCACGCGCTCCGGCCTGCTGCCGGCGCCGTTGCGCGACAGGTTCGGCTTCACCGGACATCTTGACTTCTACAGTTCGGATGACCTGGTTCATGTGCTGCATCGCTCCGCGAAACTGTTGGGTATCGAGGCCACGGCTCGAGGCACCGAAGAAATTGCCACCCGATCCCGCGGAACACCCCGTATCGCCAATCGCCTGCTGCGACGGGTTCGTGACTGGGCCCAGGTGCGCGGCGAGGGCATCGTCGACCAGAAAGCAGCCAAGGCCGCCCTCGCTGTGTACGAGGTGGATATGCGTGGCCTGGACCGCCTGGACCGCGGAGTTCTGGAGATTCTGTGCACCCGTTTCGGCGGGGGACCGGTAGGTTTGAACACCCTGGCGGTCTCCGTCGGCGAAGAGCCGGAAACCGTGGAGACTGTGGCGGAGCCGTTTCTGGTCCGCGAGGGCTTCATTTCCCGCACTCCGCGCGGCCGGATCGCGACGGCGGCCGCCTGGAAGCACCTCGGGCTGAATCCGGAGCGCGGGGACAACCCGCTGCCACTGTGA
- the ruvC gene encoding crossover junction endodeoxyribonuclease RuvC, translating into MRVLGVDPGLTRCGLGVIDSLPSRRATMVAVGVLRTDKNSSVDVRLGELAEQFDQWLDDYRPDVVAVERVFARHDVSTIMGTAQASGLAIGLAARRGIPVGMHTPSEMKAAITGSGRADKAQVTAMVTRILKLDAPPKPADAADALALAICHLWRGAAVGSSTPGAAKDLPDRLGLRREGSGLTRAQQQWAQALKQTRK; encoded by the coding sequence ATGCGGGTACTCGGCGTCGATCCCGGCCTGACCCGATGCGGACTCGGCGTGATCGACTCACTGCCAAGCCGGCGCGCAACCATGGTTGCGGTCGGTGTGCTCCGCACGGACAAGAATTCGTCCGTGGACGTTCGGCTCGGTGAACTGGCCGAGCAGTTCGACCAGTGGCTTGACGACTATCGTCCGGATGTCGTCGCAGTAGAGCGCGTCTTCGCTCGGCACGATGTCTCCACCATCATGGGCACGGCACAGGCGTCCGGCCTCGCCATCGGCCTGGCCGCACGACGCGGTATCCCGGTTGGTATGCACACGCCGAGCGAGATGAAGGCGGCGATCACCGGTTCGGGGCGCGCCGACAAGGCGCAGGTAACCGCGATGGTCACCCGGATTCTCAAGCTGGACGCCCCACCGAAGCCGGCCGACGCTGCGGACGCGCTCGCCCTGGCGATCTGCCACTTGTGGCGGGGCGCGGCGGTCGGATCGTCGACGCCTGGAGCGGCGAAGGATCTGCCCGACCGGCTCGGGCTCCGACGGGAAGGCTCCGGGCTGACCCGCGCACAGCAGCAGTGGGCGCAGGCGCTGAAACAGACGCGCAAATAG
- the thrS gene encoding threonine--tRNA ligase — MPADIKFTLDGESSVGEAGTTGTALFSGRRDVIALRISGELVDLDRVIEDGDVVEGVEIGSDDGLNILRHSAAHVIAQATQAVIPDTNLGIGPPIKDGFYYDFQVPEPLTPEDLKKIEKKAQEIVKRGQRFVRRVVSDEEARAELAAEPFKLELIADKGSASADDGSSVEVGGGELTIYDNVDRSGETVWKDLCRGPHLPSTKLIGNGFAVTRSSAAYWRGDQANEQLQRVYGTAWPSKEELKAYQDRLAEAERRDHRKLGAELDLFSFPDELGSGLPVFHPNGAIIRQEMENYSRERHIAAGYQFAYTPHITKGHLYEVSGHLDWYADGMFPPMHIDEERDAEGNVRKPGQDYYLKPMNCPMHCLVFDARGRSYRELPMRLFEFGSVYRYEKSGVIHGLTRVRGMTQDDAHIYVTEDQVQDELKSLLGFVLDLLRDFGLDDFYLELSTRNEDKYVGSDDIWASATAALEEAARGSGLELVPDPGGAAFYGPKISVQAKDAIGRTWQMSTIQLDFNTPARFDLEYTAADGSRKQPIMIHRALFGSIERFFGVLTEHYAGAFPVWLAPVQVVGIPVAADFAPYLHEVAAKLRNRGIRVEIDDSDDRMQKKIRTHTKRKIPYLLIVGGDDQEAGAVSFRFRDGSQDNAVPVDEAVERIVEAVRTRAQV; from the coding sequence GTGCCCGCTGATATCAAGTTCACCCTCGACGGAGAATCATCCGTAGGTGAAGCGGGCACCACGGGGACTGCGCTGTTTTCCGGCCGGCGGGACGTTATAGCGCTGCGGATCTCGGGCGAACTGGTCGATCTCGATCGCGTGATCGAGGATGGCGATGTCGTGGAAGGTGTGGAGATAGGTTCCGACGACGGCCTGAACATCCTCAGGCACTCCGCCGCGCACGTGATTGCGCAAGCCACCCAGGCGGTTATCCCGGACACCAACCTCGGAATCGGCCCGCCGATCAAGGATGGTTTCTACTACGACTTTCAGGTGCCGGAACCGCTGACTCCCGAAGACCTGAAGAAGATCGAAAAGAAGGCCCAGGAGATCGTCAAGCGCGGTCAGCGTTTCGTCCGCCGGGTCGTTTCCGATGAGGAGGCCCGCGCGGAACTCGCCGCGGAGCCGTTCAAGCTCGAACTGATCGCCGACAAGGGCAGCGCAAGTGCGGATGACGGATCGTCGGTTGAGGTCGGCGGCGGAGAACTCACGATTTACGACAATGTGGATCGGTCCGGCGAGACGGTCTGGAAGGACCTCTGCCGCGGACCGCACCTGCCATCGACCAAGCTGATCGGCAATGGTTTCGCGGTCACCCGTTCGTCAGCGGCATACTGGCGCGGCGACCAGGCCAATGAGCAGTTGCAGCGGGTGTACGGGACCGCCTGGCCGAGCAAGGAGGAGCTGAAGGCCTACCAGGATCGACTGGCGGAGGCCGAACGTCGCGACCACCGCAAGCTTGGGGCGGAACTCGACTTGTTCTCCTTCCCGGATGAGCTGGGATCCGGCCTGCCGGTCTTCCATCCCAACGGCGCGATCATCCGCCAGGAGATGGAGAACTATTCGCGTGAGCGCCATATCGCCGCCGGCTATCAGTTCGCCTACACCCCGCACATCACGAAGGGCCACCTGTACGAGGTCTCGGGTCACCTCGACTGGTACGCCGACGGAATGTTCCCACCCATGCACATCGACGAGGAACGCGACGCCGAGGGGAACGTGCGCAAGCCCGGCCAGGACTACTACCTGAAGCCGATGAACTGCCCGATGCACTGCCTGGTCTTCGATGCTCGCGGACGTTCGTACCGCGAGCTGCCGATGCGTCTCTTCGAGTTCGGTTCGGTCTACCGTTACGAGAAATCGGGAGTTATCCATGGTCTCACCCGCGTGCGGGGCATGACCCAGGATGACGCGCACATCTACGTAACCGAGGACCAGGTCCAGGATGAGCTGAAGTCGCTGCTCGGCTTCGTGCTCGACCTGCTGCGTGATTTCGGCCTCGACGATTTCTACCTTGAGCTGTCGACCCGCAACGAGGACAAATATGTCGGCTCGGACGATATCTGGGCTTCCGCTACTGCGGCACTGGAAGAAGCCGCCCGCGGGTCGGGCCTCGAACTGGTGCCTGATCCGGGCGGCGCGGCGTTTTACGGCCCGAAGATCTCGGTGCAGGCAAAGGACGCGATCGGCCGTACCTGGCAGATGTCGACGATCCAGCTTGACTTCAACACCCCGGCTCGCTTCGACCTGGAATACACGGCGGCCGACGGCAGTCGCAAGCAGCCCATCATGATCCACCGGGCGCTGTTCGGCTCAATCGAACGTTTCTTCGGCGTGCTGACCGAGCACTACGCGGGCGCCTTCCCGGTCTGGCTCGCGCCGGTCCAGGTGGTCGGCATCCCGGTTGCGGCGGACTTCGCTCCCTACCTGCATGAGGTCGCGGCGAAACTGCGTAACCGCGGCATCCGGGTGGAGATCGATGACTCGGACGACCGGATGCAGAAGAAGATCCGAACCCACACCAAACGGAAGATCCCGTACCTGCTTATCGTCGGCGGCGACGACCAGGAAGCCGGCGCGGTGTCGTTCCGGTTCCGCGACGGTTCACAGGACAATGCCGTGCCGGTCGATGAAGCAGTTGAGCGGATCGTGGAAGCAGTCCGCACCAGGGCGCAGGTTTAA
- the yajC gene encoding preprotein translocase subunit YajC — translation MEILLVVVLGGLLIFMMYNSRRKQKAQQQEMATKLGPGAEVMTTFGVFGTVISVNEETNEVLLESGPSTTLRIHKQAIGKITEAASVHSTHDDAAVDEIDVQVPNDASGLSETEPEFGKRADTTNGVDARDNAVQDDVDVRDDLVVEGDVVESDDAAKTNRPVDGTVESPRNADSARDADSDSNDKK, via the coding sequence GTGGAAATTCTACTTGTCGTCGTTCTGGGCGGTCTGCTCATCTTCATGATGTACAACTCCCGCCGCAAGCAGAAGGCGCAGCAGCAGGAAATGGCCACCAAGCTAGGTCCGGGCGCCGAAGTCATGACCACGTTCGGCGTTTTCGGCACCGTCATTTCGGTGAATGAAGAGACAAACGAAGTCTTACTCGAATCCGGTCCAAGCACCACCCTTCGCATTCACAAGCAGGCGATCGGCAAGATCACCGAGGCTGCCTCGGTCCACTCGACACATGACGACGCGGCAGTGGACGAAATCGATGTCCAGGTTCCGAACGACGCTTCGGGCCTGAGCGAAACCGAACCGGAGTTCGGCAAGCGTGCGGACACGACTAATGGTGTCGACGCCAGGGATAACGCTGTTCAGGACGATGTCGACGTCCGTGACGACCTGGTTGTCGAAGGCGACGTCGTTGAAAGCGATGACGCTGCCAAGACGAACCGTCCGGTGGACGGTACCGTCGAGTCGCCTCGCAACGCCGATTCGGCTCGCGACGCTGACTCGGACTCAAACGACAAGAAGTAG
- a CDS encoding S9 family peptidase, whose product MRPNDIDQLVTVSAPAVLPGGKTAVYAASRAHSPDNAYVGQLFSLDLDGAGTVRQLTRGYRDANPVVSPDGSTLAFLRADKGGKPQLYAMPVHGGEPLRLTDAPLGAGEPTFAPDSGSIAYTARVPEEGRYGTDPDVSPGAEPPRHVTTRSYLSNDAGYVIDQRQQVFVVDVPLRDDSLPTAPAQLPESRQLTAGDYDASSPRFLADGQRIAFLAAAHDGRDEDRFSDVYTVGAHSDVSTFESREKPSLLTNTTLGISAFEPATDGTSLFLLAQDLGESGSDFVAQLTGLYRLDLNAGTVPERLTDTEASDLDPGTGIAELRDGTVLVGLTERGSVRLASFGSAGLTYLSEPGTVLGGLDVDEESGIIVASFSNESSAGEIGTVVDGELTAVTDFSASLRKNVPLRIPEEFEAKASDGYPVHGWVVLPEGEGPHPVLLTVHGGPFSQHSWALFDEAQVYARAGYAVLLPNPRGSAGYGREHGLAVKGNFGNLAMDDVLSFLDAALKEFPALDSGRLGVQGGSYGGYLTSWIVAHDHRFAGAIVERGYIDPESFIGTSDIGTFFGQEYVGADPEQMRSQSSYDMIDQVRTPTFVIHSERDFRCPLEQGQRYYMALKLRGIDTELLIFPGETHELSRSGQPQHRVARFEHILRWWNKHLPVG is encoded by the coding sequence ATGCGACCGAACGACATCGACCAGCTGGTCACAGTTTCCGCGCCCGCGGTGCTGCCCGGGGGTAAAACCGCGGTCTATGCAGCCTCCCGGGCGCACTCGCCGGACAATGCCTATGTCGGTCAGCTGTTCAGTCTCGATCTCGATGGAGCGGGGACGGTTCGCCAACTGACTCGCGGCTACCGCGATGCCAACCCGGTGGTTTCCCCGGACGGCTCGACATTGGCATTCCTGCGGGCTGACAAGGGCGGCAAGCCTCAGTTGTACGCGATGCCGGTGCACGGCGGTGAACCACTACGGCTGACTGATGCCCCGCTCGGAGCCGGCGAGCCCACCTTCGCGCCGGACTCCGGCTCAATCGCCTACACGGCCCGGGTGCCCGAAGAAGGCCGATACGGAACAGATCCGGACGTCTCGCCCGGTGCGGAGCCGCCTCGGCACGTGACCACGCGTAGCTATCTGTCGAACGATGCCGGATATGTGATCGACCAGCGCCAGCAGGTCTTCGTGGTCGATGTCCCGTTGCGAGACGACAGTCTGCCTACTGCTCCGGCTCAGTTGCCGGAGTCGCGTCAGCTGACCGCCGGTGATTACGACGCCTCGTCTCCGCGCTTCCTCGCCGATGGGCAGCGGATCGCATTCCTCGCGGCTGCCCACGACGGGCGGGATGAGGACCGCTTCTCGGATGTGTACACCGTCGGCGCACACTCCGACGTAAGCACTTTCGAATCGCGGGAGAAGCCGTCCCTGCTGACAAACACCACGCTCGGCATCTCCGCCTTCGAACCCGCTACCGATGGCACCAGCCTCTTCCTGCTGGCGCAGGACCTGGGCGAAAGTGGCTCAGACTTCGTCGCTCAACTGACCGGACTGTACCGGCTGGACCTGAATGCGGGGACGGTGCCCGAGCGGCTGACCGACACCGAGGCGAGCGACCTGGACCCAGGCACGGGAATTGCGGAATTGCGGGACGGCACGGTCCTGGTCGGGCTGACCGAGCGCGGGTCGGTCCGGCTCGCCAGTTTCGGCTCAGCAGGCCTGACGTATCTCTCGGAGCCCGGAACGGTGCTCGGCGGCCTCGACGTGGATGAAGAGAGCGGAATCATCGTCGCGTCGTTCAGCAACGAGAGTTCAGCGGGGGAGATTGGCACCGTCGTCGACGGGGAACTGACAGCAGTCACCGACTTCTCCGCGTCGCTGCGGAAGAACGTGCCGTTGCGCATCCCGGAAGAGTTCGAGGCGAAGGCGTCCGACGGCTACCCGGTGCACGGCTGGGTCGTGCTGCCCGAAGGCGAAGGGCCGCATCCGGTGCTGCTTACAGTGCACGGCGGCCCGTTCTCGCAGCACAGCTGGGCATTGTTCGACGAGGCCCAGGTTTACGCCCGGGCCGGTTACGCCGTCCTGTTGCCGAATCCACGAGGTTCGGCGGGTTACGGCCGCGAGCATGGGCTTGCGGTGAAAGGCAATTTCGGCAATCTGGCGATGGACGACGTGCTGTCGTTTCTGGACGCGGCGCTCAAGGAGTTTCCGGCGCTGGATTCAGGCCGGCTCGGAGTGCAAGGCGGTTCGTACGGCGGCTACCTGACCTCGTGGATCGTTGCCCACGATCACCGTTTTGCCGGTGCGATAGTCGAGCGGGGATACATCGATCCGGAGTCCTTTATTGGCACATCGGACATCGGCACGTTCTTCGGTCAGGAGTACGTCGGCGCCGATCCGGAACAGATGCGGTCGCAGTCGTCCTACGACATGATCGACCAGGTCCGCACCCCGACCTTCGTTATTCACTCGGAGCGCGACTTCCGCTGCCCTCTGGAACAGGGCCAGCGATACTATATGGCGCTCAAACTGCGCGGTATCGACACCGAACTGTTGATCTTCCCGGGAGAAACTCACGAACTCTCCCGCTCCGGTCAACCGCAACACCGAGTTGCCCGCTTCGAGCACATCCTGCGCTGGTGGAACAAGCACCTGCCGGTCGGCTAG
- the ruvA gene encoding Holliday junction branch migration protein RuvA — protein MIASVTGVVASLRLDAAVISVNGIGMLVYAAPGTLAELRLGSEATLSTSLVVREDSLTLYGFSDDDARDVFETLQTISGVGPRLALAMLAVHAPDGLRRAVIDGNLTELMKVPGVGKKGAQRIVLELGDKLGIPRGIGLPGVQTAMPSAKEEQIIDALIGLGWNQKQAAEATKTVVDGAGEESVAVLLKEALKELGRR, from the coding sequence GTGATTGCTTCTGTGACCGGAGTAGTAGCAAGCCTGCGGCTGGACGCCGCGGTGATTTCGGTGAACGGCATCGGAATGCTGGTTTACGCCGCGCCGGGAACCCTGGCCGAGCTGCGGCTGGGCAGCGAGGCGACACTGTCGACCTCCCTTGTGGTCCGTGAGGACTCACTTACCCTTTACGGCTTTTCCGACGACGATGCTCGGGACGTGTTCGAGACGTTGCAGACGATATCTGGCGTCGGGCCCCGGCTCGCCCTGGCGATGCTCGCCGTGCACGCCCCGGACGGGCTGCGCAGAGCGGTGATCGACGGCAACCTCACTGAACTGATGAAGGTACCCGGCGTCGGCAAGAAGGGTGCGCAGCGAATTGTGCTCGAACTCGGGGACAAACTTGGTATTCCGCGTGGCATCGGTCTGCCCGGAGTTCAGACGGCGATGCCGAGCGCCAAGGAGGAGCAGATAATCGATGCGCTGATCGGCCTCGGCTGGAATCAGAAACAGGCGGCAGAGGCCACCAAGACGGTCGTGGACGGTGCCGGCGAGGAGTCCGTCGCCGTGCTGCTCAAGGAAGCGCTCAAGGAACTTGGCCGCCGCTGA
- a CDS encoding TIGR02611 family protein translates to MTTHVAKTEGAQQVRRHRHAPVWMRKLRLGFHRWRFVIRSNPHSRFWYRFILGALATLIVIIGLLLVPLPGPGWLIVFIGITILSTEFGWAKRILHRGRALVTKWSHWLMRRHMAVRLALSLSTFLFVCAIVYGVLRLTGLPDWVPADLVPTWLGLELSGRVK, encoded by the coding sequence GTGACAACCCACGTGGCGAAAACCGAGGGCGCGCAGCAGGTACGCCGGCACCGGCACGCCCCGGTCTGGATGCGAAAGCTGCGGCTCGGATTTCATCGTTGGCGGTTCGTCATCCGTTCGAACCCGCATAGCCGGTTCTGGTACCGGTTCATTCTCGGCGCCCTGGCAACCCTCATCGTCATCATCGGCCTGCTGCTCGTGCCACTCCCCGGCCCCGGTTGGCTGATCGTCTTCATTGGCATCACCATCCTGTCCACCGAGTTCGGTTGGGCCAAGCGAATTCTGCATCGCGGCAGGGCACTGGTCACCAAGTGGTCACACTGGTTGATGCGCCGGCATATGGCCGTCCGGCTCGCCCTGTCGTTATCCACATTCCTGTTCGTCTGCGCCATTGTCTACGGCGTCCTGCGGCTAACGGGCCTACCGGATTGGGTGCCGGCCGACCTGGTACCCACCTGGTTAGGGCTCGAGCTGAGCGGGCGTGTAAAGTAA
- a CDS encoding HIT family protein — MPEATPEGQLDGAESAEDFARVPDGFQRLWTPHRMAYIGGADKPSDNTEKACPFCAAPARSDPEGLIVKRGDSAYVVLNLYPYNPGHVLVCPYRHVADYTEITIAERDEISELTSQAMSVIRAVSSPQGFNIGLNQGEAAGAGIAAHLHQHIVPRWSGDANFLPIIAQTKALPQVHGEVRSALAAAWASLD; from the coding sequence ATGCCGGAGGCCACGCCGGAGGGACAGCTGGATGGTGCGGAGAGCGCCGAAGACTTCGCCCGCGTTCCGGACGGATTCCAGCGGCTATGGACCCCGCACCGGATGGCATATATCGGCGGTGCGGACAAGCCGAGCGACAACACCGAAAAGGCATGTCCGTTCTGTGCCGCCCCGGCCAGGAGCGATCCCGAGGGACTGATCGTCAAGCGAGGCGATAGTGCTTACGTCGTCTTGAATCTCTACCCATACAACCCCGGGCACGTCCTGGTGTGTCCATATCGTCACGTTGCGGACTACACCGAGATCACCATCGCCGAGCGGGACGAGATCTCAGAACTCACCTCGCAGGCGATGAGCGTCATCCGTGCGGTGTCCAGCCCGCAGGGCTTCAATATCGGCCTCAACCAGGGCGAGGCGGCCGGCGCGGGCATCGCGGCCCATCTGCACCAGCACATAGTGCCGCGCTGGAGCGGCGACGCCAACTTCTTGCCGATTATCGCGCAGACCAAGGCACTGCCGCAGGTGCACGGCGAGGTGCGATCCGCATTAGCCGCCGCCTGGGCTTCGCTCGACTGA
- a CDS encoding NUDIX hydrolase, whose translation MAVRRQLLVATEQPEIAPDADADPLHEWTPDPDGVPAREAARVLLVNQHDEVLLIHGYDTDDSAHHWWFTVGGGLEPHETPAEGAAREVAEETGLRLDPAELVGPVCRRSAEFRFISKTVRQREEFFLARVDGDYDFSAEGWTDIERRTLGEFRWWSLPAIAASEETIYPSELCAILEPLLAGGWDGNTRHIN comes from the coding sequence GTGGCGGTGCGTCGTCAGCTTCTCGTTGCGACGGAGCAACCGGAGATTGCACCCGATGCCGATGCCGACCCGCTGCACGAATGGACCCCGGACCCGGACGGCGTGCCGGCGCGGGAGGCTGCGCGGGTTTTGCTGGTGAACCAGCACGACGAGGTGCTGTTGATTCACGGCTATGACACTGACGATTCGGCACACCACTGGTGGTTCACCGTGGGTGGCGGGCTGGAACCGCACGAAACGCCCGCCGAGGGTGCGGCGCGTGAAGTCGCCGAGGAAACCGGATTGCGACTGGACCCGGCCGAGCTCGTGGGGCCGGTATGCCGGCGCAGCGCGGAGTTCAGGTTCATCAGCAAGACAGTGCGCCAGCGCGAGGAGTTTTTTCTTGCACGGGTTGACGGCGACTATGATTTCAGTGCTGAAGGCTGGACGGATATCGAACGCCGGACGCTCGGAGAATTTCGCTGGTGGTCGCTTCCGGCAATCGCCGCATCGGAGGAAACTATCTATCCCTCCGAACTCTGCGCGATTCTCGAACCGCTGCTCGCCGGCGGCTGGGACGGGAATACCAGGCACATCAACTAG